In Rhododendron vialii isolate Sample 1 chromosome 9a, ASM3025357v1, the following are encoded in one genomic region:
- the LOC131300932 gene encoding uncharacterized protein LOC131300932, whose translation MVSTDNGEKNGGIEEPNDSRKVKSPLHISSSQKGLISDVNPQHRLPDDSFALPKRLRFLKFGSLNSPSLRFQRLAEEKDQISRAVPSSSGHNIRDRITRVFSRKIEWGSLWKISKKWIKDPLNMALFVWILGVVVSGALLFLVMTGMLNSALKSKSQRDAWFEVNNQILNALFTLMCLYHHPKRIYHFVLLVRWRPEDIPKLRKVYCKNGTYKPHEWTHMLVVILLLNLNCFAQYALCGLNLGYKRSQRPAIGVGITISVAMAAPAIAGVYCIVSPLGKDYDSEVDGESQLPVTTAEVSQRSQLRGKSMQKRFSFAIRDETIVESRPQWSGGVLDFWDDISLTYLSLFCSFCVFGWNMERLGFGNMYVHIVTFLLFCMAPFWIFNLAAVNINNEAVREALGITGVFLCVFGLLYGGFWRIQMRERFNLPPSTFCCGKPDVADCTLWLFCCWCSLAQEVRTANSYDIVEDKFFRKQVDECVELPVSPLPREGGDFQFRSGPSSPLGNSSSPSHVPKANSPSPSRLSKEYYSPDRHLAPVEEEFPTSGKDQTMTPPSPSHIQRDAN comes from the coding sequence ATGGTTTCAACTGATAATGGTGAAAAGAATGGGGGAATTGAGGAACCTAATGATTCTAGGAAGGTTAAGAGTCCTCTTCACATTTCTTCGTCTCAAAAGGGACTTATAAGCGACGTTAACCCACAACACAGGCTCCCTGATGATTCATTTGCCTTGCCCAAAAGACTAAGGTTCCTCAAATTTGGTTCTTTGAATTCCCCGTCCCTGAGATTCCAGCGTCTTGCCGAGGAGAAAGATCAGATTTCTCGAGCAGTGCCTTCATCAAGTGGTCATAACATTCGAGATCGTATAACTAGGGTCTTTTCTCGAAAAATAGAATGGGGTTCTCTatggaaaatatccaaaaaatggaTCAAGGACCCCTTGAACATGGCCCTTTTTGTATGGATTCTTGGTGTTGTTGTGTCTGGTGCACTTTTGTTCCTAGTCATGACCGGAATGTTGAACAGTGCCTTAAAATCGAAGTCCCAACGAGATGCTTGGTTCGAAGTTAATAACCAAATCCTCAATGCACTATTTACTCTAATGTGTTTGTACCATCACCCAAAACGTATATACCACTTTGTACTTCTTGTAAGATGGAGACCAGAGGACATTCCCAAGCTAAGAAAGGTGTATTGCAAGAACGGGACGTATAAGCCTCATGAATGGACACACATGTTGGTGGTTATTCTCTTGTTAAACCTTAACTGTTTCGCGCAGTATGCCTTGTGTGGTCTTAACTTGGGGTACAAGAGATCGCAACGACCAGCTATAGGAGTTGGGATCACTATCTCAGTGGCAATGGCTGCACCAGCAATTGCTGGTGTATACTGCATTGTTAGCCCCCTTGGGAAGGATTACGATTCTGAAGTGGATGGGGAATCACAATTACCTGTCACCACAGCTGAAGTTAGCCAAAGAAGCCAGTTGAGAGGGAAATCGATGCAGAAGAGATTTTCATTTGCTATAAGAGATGAGACGATTGTTGAGAGCAGACCCCAATGGAGTGGTGGGGTGCTTGATTTTTGGGATGATATATCTTTAACTTATCTCTCGTTGTTTTGTAGTTTCTGTGTCTTTGGGTGGAATATGGAGCGACTTGGGTTTGGAAATATGTACGTTCATATTgtaacttttcttcttttttgcatgGCCCCTTTCTGGATTTTCAATTTGGCTGCTGTTAATATCAATAATGAGGCTGTTAGGGAGGCGTTGGGGATTACCGGGGTCTTTCTTTGcgtgtttggtttgctttatgGGGGGTTTTGGAGGAttcagatgagagagagattcaacTTGCCACCATCTACTTTCTGTTGTGGGAAACCAGATGTTGCAGATTGCACGCTGTGGCTTTTCTGCTGTTGGTGTTCTCTTGCTCAGGAAGTAAGGACTGCGAATTCTTATGATATTGTGGAAGATAAATTTTTCAGAAAGCAAGTGGATGAATGTGTCGAATTACCGGTTTCTCCCTTGCCTCGTGAAGGTGGAGACTTCCAGTTTAGGTCTGGCCCTAGTTCTCCACTTGGGAACAGTTCTTCTCCATCTCATGTTCCGAAAGCTAACTCTCCAAGTCCCAGCAGACTCTCTAAGGAGTACTATAGTCCAGATAGGCATCTTGCTCCGGTGGAGGAGGAATTCCCTACAAGTGGTAAGGATCAAACTATGACACCACCTTCTCCTTCACATATACAAAGAGATGCCAATTAG
- the LOC131300933 gene encoding alpha-soluble NSF attachment protein-like isoform X1 encodes MTGSPRSQSYCTIEEVALLYSLQGLRIRAHPSKPRTQRRRETMLLAILSSALIIYAVYITVRMLLPSSPPRTEAPAGTMAEHRKRGEDWEKKAEGSLSHWALYNFFTLGPFSSKYEVAAGLFYKAAIAFKLAKSWDQAGSAYMKLANCRLKMDMKYEAGLAYVDAANCYKKTNCKESISCLEQAVNMFLGVGQLLISAVNYKEIAKLYEAEQNFDQAIVYYERAADLFHSEEATISLKECRGETAGLFNKAAIAFKLAKSWDQAGSAYVKLANFYVKMDMKYEAGSAYVDAANCYKKINCKESISCLEQAVNRFLGVGWLHESAVKYQEIAKLYEAEQNFDQAIVYYERAADLFHSEENTRSLKECRGKIAEFAAQLEDYQKSIEIYEDMARQLSDNQKYEAKELLLHAGICQLCMGKGDVFAINKALDRYQDLDPTFSGTREYKLLADLADAVDQKDLAKFTDAVKEFDRTRFMTQPDAWRTTLLSRVKEALNAKELWDSHLS; translated from the exons ATGACAGGCTCCCCTCGCTCGCAGAGCTACTGTACTATAGAAGAAGTGGCACTACTTTACAGTTTACAGGGCCTTCGAATCCGTGCTCATCCTTCAAAGCCAAGAACTCAAAGACGAAGAGAAACCATGCTGCTAGCCATACTCTCTAGCGCTCTCATAATATACGCAGTATACATAACGGTACGGATGCTTCTCCCATCGTCTCCGCCGCGAACGGAGGCACCCGCCGGAACGATGGCGGAGCATAGGAAGAGGGGAGAAGATTGGGAGAAGAAAGCCGAGGGGAGCCTGAGCCACTGGGCCCTGTACAATTTCTTCACCCTGGGCCCCTTCAGCTCCAAGTACGAAGTCGCGGCTGGTCTGTTCTATAAAGCTGCCATTGCCTTCAAACTTGCCAAATCAT GGGACCAAGCGGGATCAGCGTACATGAAGTTAGCAAACTGTCGTCTAAAG ATGGATATGAAATATGAAGCTGGTCTTGCTTATGTCGATGCTGCTAATTGCTATAAGAAGACAAATTGTAAAG AGTCCATATCGTGTCTAGAGCAAGCTGTTAATATGTTTCTGGGGGTTGGACAGCTTCTGATATCTGCAGTAAATTACAAG GAAATTGCTAAATTATATGAGGCTGAACAGAACTTCGACCAGGCCATTGTTTACTATGAAAGAGCAGCTGATCTTTTCCATAGCGAAGAAGCGACTATTTCTTTGAAAGAGTGTAGGGGGGAAACTGCTGGACTGTTCAATAAAGCTGCAATTGCCTTCAAACTTGCCAAATCAT GGGACCAAGCGGGATCAGCGTACGTAAAGTTAGCAAACTTTTACGTAAAG ATGGATATGAAATACGAAGCTGGTAGTGCTTATGTTGATGCTGCTAATTGCTATAAGAAGATAAATTGTAAAG AGTCCATATCTTGTCTAGAGCAAGCTGTTAATAGGTTTCTGGGGGTTGGATGGCTTCATGAATCTGCAGTAAAATACCAG GAAATTGCTAAACTATATGAGGCCGAACAGAACTTCGACCAGGCCATTGTTTACTATGAAAGAGCAGCTGATCTTTTCCATAGCGAAGAAAATACAAGATCTTTGAAAGAGTGCAGGGGGAAAATTGCAGAATTTGCTGCTCAACTTGAAGA CTACCAGAAATCAATCGAGATTTACGAAGATATGGCACGGCAGTTGAGCGATAATCAGAAGTATGAAGCTAAAGAACTTCTTCTTCACGCTGGCATTTGCCAACTCTGTATGGGCAAAGGGGATGTTTTTGCAATTAACAAAGCATTGGATCGCTACCAG GATCTGGATCCAACTTTTTCTGGAACACGAGAGTACAAATTGCTGGCG GACTTGGCTGATGCAGTAGATCAGAAAGATCTCGCAAAGTTCACTGATGCTGTAAAGGAATTCGATCGCACGAGATTCATGACCCAACCG GATGCTTGGAGGACAACCCTTCTGTCGCGAGTGAAAGAAGCACTGAATGCAAAAGAGCTATGGGACAGCCATCTATCTTAA
- the LOC131300947 gene encoding wound-induced protein 1-like codes for MMRLLTGCSTSSFKFVPQSVAAFGSTVLVEGCDHRRSISWIHAWTVTADGIITQVREYFNTSLTVTRFGDAGRSSPSDFSSASSSSINALHCPSVWESSVSDRVGISVPGLVLAL; via the coding sequence ATGATGCGCCTCCTCACCGGCTGCTCCACCTCCTCGTTCAAATTCGTGCCCCAGTCCGTCGCCGCCTTCGGATCCACCGTCCTTGTCGAGGGCTGCGACCACCGCCGCTCCATCTCCTGGATCCACGCCTGGACCGTCACGGCGGATGGGATAATCACCCAGGTCAGGGAGTACTTCAACACGTCCTTGACTGTCACCCGATTCGGCGACGCGGGCCGATCCTCGCCGTCCGATTTCTCGTCCGCATCTTCGTCGTCGATTAACGCCCTCCATTGCCCGTCTGTTTGGGAAAGCAGCGTGTCGGATCGGGTCGGAATTTCCGTCCCGGGTCTCGTCCTTGCTTTATAA
- the LOC131300933 gene encoding alpha-soluble NSF attachment protein-like isoform X2, which produces MTGSPRSQSYCTIEEVALLYSLQGLRIRAHPSKPRTQRRRETMLLAILSSALIIYAVYITVRMLLPSSPPRTEAPAGTMAEHRKRGEDWEKKAEGSLSHWALYNFFTLGPFSSKYEVAAGLFYKAAIAFKLAKSWDQAGSAYMKLANCRLKMDMKYEAGLAYVDAANCYKKTNCKESISCLEQAVNMFLGVGQLLISAVNYKEIAKLYEAEQNFDQAIVYYERAADLFHSEEATISLKECRGETAGLFNKAAIAFKLAKSWDQAGSAYVKLANFYVKMDMKYEAGSAYVDAANCYKKINCKESISCLEQAVNRFLGVGWLHESAVKYQEIAKLYEAEQNFDQAIVYYERAADLFHSEENTRSLKECRGKIAEFAAQLEDYQKSIEIYEDMARQLSDNQKYEAKELLLHAGICQLCMGKGDVFAINKALDRYQDLDPTFSGTREYKLLADLADAVDQKDLAKFTDAVKEFDRTRFMTQPVNCISRYI; this is translated from the exons ATGACAGGCTCCCCTCGCTCGCAGAGCTACTGTACTATAGAAGAAGTGGCACTACTTTACAGTTTACAGGGCCTTCGAATCCGTGCTCATCCTTCAAAGCCAAGAACTCAAAGACGAAGAGAAACCATGCTGCTAGCCATACTCTCTAGCGCTCTCATAATATACGCAGTATACATAACGGTACGGATGCTTCTCCCATCGTCTCCGCCGCGAACGGAGGCACCCGCCGGAACGATGGCGGAGCATAGGAAGAGGGGAGAAGATTGGGAGAAGAAAGCCGAGGGGAGCCTGAGCCACTGGGCCCTGTACAATTTCTTCACCCTGGGCCCCTTCAGCTCCAAGTACGAAGTCGCGGCTGGTCTGTTCTATAAAGCTGCCATTGCCTTCAAACTTGCCAAATCAT GGGACCAAGCGGGATCAGCGTACATGAAGTTAGCAAACTGTCGTCTAAAG ATGGATATGAAATATGAAGCTGGTCTTGCTTATGTCGATGCTGCTAATTGCTATAAGAAGACAAATTGTAAAG AGTCCATATCGTGTCTAGAGCAAGCTGTTAATATGTTTCTGGGGGTTGGACAGCTTCTGATATCTGCAGTAAATTACAAG GAAATTGCTAAATTATATGAGGCTGAACAGAACTTCGACCAGGCCATTGTTTACTATGAAAGAGCAGCTGATCTTTTCCATAGCGAAGAAGCGACTATTTCTTTGAAAGAGTGTAGGGGGGAAACTGCTGGACTGTTCAATAAAGCTGCAATTGCCTTCAAACTTGCCAAATCAT GGGACCAAGCGGGATCAGCGTACGTAAAGTTAGCAAACTTTTACGTAAAG ATGGATATGAAATACGAAGCTGGTAGTGCTTATGTTGATGCTGCTAATTGCTATAAGAAGATAAATTGTAAAG AGTCCATATCTTGTCTAGAGCAAGCTGTTAATAGGTTTCTGGGGGTTGGATGGCTTCATGAATCTGCAGTAAAATACCAG GAAATTGCTAAACTATATGAGGCCGAACAGAACTTCGACCAGGCCATTGTTTACTATGAAAGAGCAGCTGATCTTTTCCATAGCGAAGAAAATACAAGATCTTTGAAAGAGTGCAGGGGGAAAATTGCAGAATTTGCTGCTCAACTTGAAGA CTACCAGAAATCAATCGAGATTTACGAAGATATGGCACGGCAGTTGAGCGATAATCAGAAGTATGAAGCTAAAGAACTTCTTCTTCACGCTGGCATTTGCCAACTCTGTATGGGCAAAGGGGATGTTTTTGCAATTAACAAAGCATTGGATCGCTACCAG GATCTGGATCCAACTTTTTCTGGAACACGAGAGTACAAATTGCTGGCG GACTTGGCTGATGCAGTAGATCAGAAAGATCTCGCAAAGTTCACTGATGCTGTAAAGGAATTCGATCGCACGAGATTCATGACCCAACCGGTAAATTGCATTTCTCGCTACATTTAA
- the LOC131300946 gene encoding wound-induced protein 1-like, translated as MEGLANSQDTLEESSTRLNERVVFTLYEALSTRDGDTVHKLLAPDLEWWFHGPPSHQFMMRLLTGSSASSTPFEFVAQSIAAFGSAVFVEGCDPTRSISWVHAWTVKDGIITQVREYFNTSLTVTRLGNPAQSLTPCSSSISSYSPNNNPLHCPPVWESSVSDQVGKSVPGLVLFV; from the coding sequence ATGGAAGGATTGGCTAACTCACAGGATACGCTGGAGGAATCTAGTACTAGGTTAAACGAAAGGGTGGTGTTCACCCTATACGAAGCGCTGAGCACTCGAGACGGGGACACGGTGCACAAGCTCCTCGCCCCCGACCTCGAGTGGTGGTTCCACGGACCACCCTCCCACCAGTTCATGATGCGCCTCCTCACCGGCTCCTCCGCGTCGTCCACCCCCTTCGAGTTCGTGGCCCAGTCCATCGCCGCCTTCGGATCGGCGGTCTTCGTCGAGGGCTGCGATCCCACCCGTTCCATCTCCTGGGTCCACGCCTGGACCGTCAAGGACGGGATCATCACGCAGGTCAGGGAGTACTTCAACACGTCCTTGACTGTCACCCGCCTCGGCAACCCAGCTCAATCCTTGACGCCCTGTTCCTCGTCTATATCGTCGTACTCGCCCAATAATAATCCTCTTCATTGCCCGCCTGTTTGGGAAAGCAGCGTGTCGGATCAGGTCGGAAAATCTGTGCCGGGTCTCGTGCTGTTTGTATAA